A window of Halococcus agarilyticus contains these coding sequences:
- a CDS encoding DUF11 domain-containing protein yields MPNTGFETGSDGEPLEAGQIIDDEFADDGITVSTENAGGREVMVFDSSDPTGGDFDLGSPNEDFGGPGVGDGGEAGEPGENNMSLGNVFIISADGDQSDPDDFDGGGTIVFEFDQPTRVDQLEFLDIDEGEAATITAFDADGNVVASTESPDLGDNSYNVAQLDAENVRRLEVTFPGSGSVSGITFCEQIQQGDEVTFDVTVNNDGSTTATGVTVEDVLPEGLEFVSSSASQGSYDADSGIWTVGELAPGESATLQLTAELTTDEAVENVAQVETADQEDVDSTPGNDDPDEDDQDSVTVEPDDGEGEPTETTTETTTEATDTTTEETTTEATDTTTEETTTEATDTTTEETTDTTSPETTTDDTTTTDTDTTDTTTTDTTTTDTTDTTTTDTTTTETPTPVEGQPEISFAAFCTAGDADAASVDITDAFYDDEGELYAFSYEGSGIDTVVVKGGQIFEDFDGRASDTVVFGNGEDVSDDRSPSNPCPAGQNEIRKFEQDEGDFPPSGSAGSGTPAQSVFGLVGGLAAVSLLIRRSER; encoded by the coding sequence GGACAGATCATCGACGACGAGTTCGCCGACGACGGCATCACCGTGAGCACGGAGAACGCGGGCGGCCGCGAGGTGATGGTGTTCGATTCGAGCGACCCGACCGGCGGCGACTTCGATCTGGGCTCGCCCAACGAGGACTTCGGTGGGCCGGGAGTCGGCGACGGTGGCGAGGCGGGCGAACCCGGCGAGAACAACATGTCGCTCGGCAACGTGTTCATCATCTCGGCCGACGGCGATCAGAGCGATCCGGACGACTTCGACGGTGGTGGGACGATCGTCTTCGAGTTCGACCAGCCCACGCGCGTCGACCAGCTCGAGTTCCTCGACATCGACGAGGGCGAGGCCGCGACCATCACGGCGTTCGACGCCGACGGGAACGTCGTCGCGTCGACCGAGTCGCCGGATCTCGGCGACAACAGCTACAACGTGGCCCAGCTCGACGCCGAGAACGTCCGCCGACTGGAGGTCACCTTCCCCGGCAGCGGCTCGGTCTCGGGGATCACCTTCTGTGAGCAGATCCAGCAGGGCGACGAGGTGACGTTCGACGTCACCGTGAACAACGACGGCTCGACGACCGCCACCGGCGTCACCGTCGAGGACGTGCTGCCCGAGGGGCTGGAGTTCGTCTCCTCGAGCGCGAGTCAGGGTAGCTACGACGCCGATTCGGGCATCTGGACGGTCGGCGAGCTCGCCCCCGGTGAGAGCGCCACGCTCCAGCTCACCGCGGAGCTGACCACCGACGAGGCCGTCGAGAACGTCGCGCAGGTCGAAACCGCCGATCAGGAGGACGTCGACTCGACGCCGGGCAACGACGACCCCGACGAGGACGACCAGGACAGCGTGACGGTCGAACCCGACGATGGGGAGGGTGAACCCACCGAAACCACGACCGAGACGACCACCGAAGCAACGGACACCACGACTGAGGAGACGACCACCGAAGCAACGGACACCACGACTGAGGAGACGACCACCGAAGCAACGGACACCACGACTGAGGAGACGACCGATACCACCTCCCCGGAAACCACGACGGACGACACCACGACGACCGACACCGATACAACCGACACTACGACGACCGACACTACGACGACCGATACAACCGACACTACGACGACCGACACTACGACGACCGAGACACCGACGCCAGTCGAGGGACAGCCGGAGATCAGCTTCGCTGCCTTCTGCACCGCGGGTGACGCCGACGCCGCCTCCGTCGACATCACCGACGCGTTCTACGACGACGAGGGCGAGCTGTACGCGTTCTCCTACGAGGGGTCCGGGATCGACACGGTCGTCGTCAAAGGTGGGCAGATCTTCGAGGACTTCGACGGTCGAGCGAGCGATACGGTGGTGTTCGGGAACGGCGAGGACGTGAGCGACGACCGATCGCCGTCGAACCCCTGTCCCGCGGGTCAGAACGAGATCAGGAAGTTCGAGCAGGATGAAGGGGACTTCCCGCCGTCCGGGTCGGCGGGCTCGGGGACGCCAGCACAGAGCGTGTTCGGCCTCGTCGGCGGGCTCGCCGCGGTGTCGCTCCTGATCAGACGGTCCGAGCGCTGA